Genomic window (Desulforapulum autotrophicum HRM2):
TTTGTCAAGCTCGAGCCACTGGGGAACGCCTCGACGGACGACCGTGTCCAGCGAATCCGTAATGGCCTGAACTTTTTTGCTCTTTTCCTTGAGCTCAACCACGTCCCCGGCTTTGATGATATATGAGGGAATATTCACCTTTTTACCATTAACGGTAAAATGGTTATGCCTGACAAAATGACGACCCTGGGTTCTGGAACTTGTAAAACCAAGCCGGAAAACAACATTGTCCAGGCGACGTTCAAGCAAACTTAAAAGGGTCTCACCGGTAATACCCTTGAGGGAATCGGCTTTTTTGAAGATGATGCGGAACTGTTTTTCTCCAATTCCATAGATTCGTCTCACCTTCTGCTTTTCACGGAGCTGAATTCCATAATC
Coding sequences:
- the rpsD gene encoding 30S ribosomal protein S4; amino-acid sequence: MSRYRGSVCRQCRRENMKLFLKGDRCFSDKCSFDRRSYPPGQHGQRRMKHSDYGIQLREKQKVRRIYGIGEKQFRIIFKKADSLKGITGETLLSLLERRLDNVVFRLGFTSSRTQGRHFVRHNHFTVNGKKVNIPSYIIKAGDVVELKEKSKKVQAITDSLDTVVRRGVPQWLELDKDGFKGVVKGMPAREDITLPIQEQLIVELYSK